The proteins below come from a single Ruficoccus amylovorans genomic window:
- the glnA gene encoding type I glutamate--ammonia ligase — protein sequence MTPKEVLALAKAKDVKIIDLKFCDIHGSWQHFAIPFTALNEELFEDGLGFDGSSIRGWQSIEASDMLVMPDPRTAFIDPFVEVPTLGLICDIEDPITREPYSRSPRGVAKKAEEYLKATGFADAAYFGPEAEFFIFEDVRYQSGANESFYAVDSSEGIWNTGREEFPNQAYKIRHKEGYLPVPPADKHMDLRNEMVLTMQDLGLTVEAQHHEVATGGQCEIDLRFDTLLKMADQMCIYKYVVKNVAYRAGKTATFMPKPLFGDNGSGMHTHQSLWKKNKPLMAGDGYANLSQMGLWYIGGLLKHAPALCAFCNPTNNSYKRLVPGYEAPVTLAYSARNRSAICRIPMYNASPKATRVEFRCPDPSANPYLAFAALLMAGLDGIENKIDPGSPVDKNLYDLPPEEAAKLSYVPDSLRGALEALKADHEFLLKGEVFTEDFINNYIKLKMAEYNEIRLRPHPHEYSLYFDA from the coding sequence ATGACTCCGAAGGAAGTTCTCGCCCTGGCCAAAGCCAAGGACGTCAAAATCATCGACCTGAAATTTTGTGACATCCACGGGAGCTGGCAGCATTTTGCCATCCCCTTTACCGCGCTGAACGAAGAGCTCTTCGAGGATGGCCTCGGCTTCGACGGCTCGTCCATCCGCGGCTGGCAGAGCATTGAGGCCTCCGACATGCTCGTCATGCCCGACCCGCGCACGGCCTTCATCGACCCCTTCGTCGAGGTGCCCACCCTCGGGCTCATCTGCGACATCGAGGACCCGATCACCCGCGAGCCCTACAGCCGCTCCCCCCGGGGCGTGGCCAAAAAGGCCGAAGAGTACCTGAAAGCCACCGGCTTCGCCGACGCGGCCTACTTCGGCCCCGAGGCCGAGTTTTTCATTTTCGAGGACGTGCGCTACCAGAGCGGTGCCAACGAGTCCTTCTACGCCGTGGATTCCTCCGAGGGCATCTGGAACACCGGGCGCGAGGAGTTCCCGAACCAGGCTTACAAAATCCGCCACAAGGAGGGCTACCTGCCCGTCCCCCCAGCCGACAAGCACATGGACCTGCGCAACGAGATGGTCCTGACCATGCAGGACCTCGGGCTCACCGTCGAGGCCCAGCACCACGAAGTCGCCACCGGCGGCCAATGCGAGATCGACCTGCGCTTCGACACGCTGCTGAAGATGGCCGACCAGATGTGCATTTATAAATACGTGGTCAAAAACGTCGCCTACCGCGCGGGCAAGACCGCCACTTTCATGCCCAAACCGCTCTTCGGTGACAACGGCTCGGGCATGCATACGCACCAGTCGCTGTGGAAGAAAAACAAGCCGCTGATGGCCGGGGACGGCTACGCCAACCTCTCCCAGATGGGCCTGTGGTACATCGGTGGGCTGCTCAAGCACGCCCCCGCGCTGTGCGCGTTCTGCAACCCGACGAACAACTCCTACAAGCGCCTTGTCCCCGGTTACGAGGCCCCGGTCACGCTCGCCTACTCGGCCCGTAACCGCTCGGCCATCTGCCGCATCCCGATGTACAATGCCAGCCCGAAGGCCACCCGGGTCGAATTCCGCTGCCCGGACCCCTCGGCCAACCCGTACCTGGCCTTCGCCGCGCTCCTCATGGCCGGACTCGACGGCATCGAAAACAAAATCGACCCCGGCTCGCCGGTGGACAAAAACCTCTACGACCTCCCGCCCGAGGAGGCCGCCAAGCTCAGCTACGTCCCCGACAGCCTGCGCGGCGCGCTCGAAGCCCTCAAGGCCGACCACGAGTTTCTGCTGAAGGGCGAAGTCTTCACCGAGGACTTCATCAACAACTACATCAAGCTCAAGATGGCCGAGTACAACGAGATCCGCCTCCGCCCCCACCCGCACGAGTACTCGCTCTACTTCGACGCGTGA
- a CDS encoding AAA family ATPase: MTATLPEMNEKVKEAAAWVPALRQEISKVIIGQDYLVERLLVGLLANGHVLLEGVPGLAKTLSVRTLASAIDADFSRLQFTPDLLPADIIGTLIYNPQTAEFYTRKGPVFANLVLADEINRAPAKVQSALLEAMQERQVTLGDETYPLPSPFLVLATENPIDQEGTYPLPEAQVDRFMLKLKVGYPTREEERAILERMASTAPKMEVNPVIRPADILAARQVVDGIYVDDKVKDYIVDIVFATRKPSQHGLQMDHFVQFGGSPRATIALTLAAKAWAFLQGRGYITPQDVKTIGMDVLRHRVIPTYEAEAEDLTSEDIVAKIFETVPVP; this comes from the coding sequence ATGACTGCGACACTCCCCGAAATGAACGAAAAGGTGAAGGAGGCAGCGGCCTGGGTGCCGGCCCTTCGCCAGGAAATCAGCAAAGTCATCATCGGCCAGGATTACCTGGTAGAGCGCCTTCTGGTCGGCCTGCTGGCCAACGGCCACGTCCTGCTCGAAGGCGTCCCCGGCCTGGCCAAGACTTTGTCCGTGCGAACCCTCGCCAGTGCCATTGACGCTGACTTCTCCCGGCTCCAGTTCACGCCCGACCTGCTCCCGGCCGACATCATCGGCACCCTCATTTACAACCCGCAGACGGCGGAGTTCTACACCCGCAAGGGCCCGGTCTTCGCCAACCTCGTGCTGGCGGACGAAATCAACCGCGCCCCGGCCAAGGTCCAGTCCGCGCTGCTGGAGGCGATGCAGGAGCGCCAGGTCACGCTCGGCGACGAGACGTACCCCCTGCCCTCTCCCTTCCTCGTGCTGGCCACGGAAAACCCGATCGACCAGGAGGGCACCTACCCACTGCCCGAGGCGCAGGTGGACCGCTTCATGTTAAAGCTCAAGGTCGGTTACCCGACCCGCGAGGAGGAGCGCGCCATCCTTGAGCGCATGGCCTCGACCGCCCCCAAGATGGAGGTCAACCCGGTCATCCGCCCCGCCGACATTCTCGCCGCCCGTCAGGTGGTGGACGGCATTTACGTCGATGACAAGGTCAAGGACTACATCGTCGATATCGTTTTCGCCACCCGCAAGCCCAGCCAGCACGGGCTCCAGATGGACCACTTCGTGCAGTTCGGGGGCAGCCCCCGCGCCACCATCGCGCTGACCCTGGCGGCGAAGGCGTGGGCCTTCCTGCAAGGGCGCGGCTACATCACCCCGCAGGACGTGAAGACCATCGGCATGGACGTGCTCCGCCACCGCGTCATCCCGACCTACGAGGCCGAGGCCGAAGACCTGACCAGCGAGGACATCGTCGCGAAGATTTTCGAGACCGTCCCGGTTCCCTGA